One segment of Rhodopirellula baltica SH 1 DNA contains the following:
- a CDS encoding aspartate-semialdehyde dehydrogenase gives MFDCVALVGATGAVGRIVLDQLHARKFPMRKLRLLASARSAGTEVRYGDEMLTVELLEPSAFEGVDLVIASTPDEVSAEFTPWAVKAGAIVVDESAYWRMDPTVPLIVPEVNPEAVDGHQGVIASPNCSTTQMVVALAPLHKAVGIRRVIVSTYQATSGAGLAGNVELESSTRASLDGQAHSPETFQHPIGFNLIPQIGSEKHLGYTSEEMKMVHETQKILGDDSIQVCPTAVRVPVAIGHSESILVETREPITAEKARELWEVADGVTVVDDLNAKSYPMPRDCDGKDDVFVGRIRQDISSENGIAFWCVSDNLRKGAATNAVQIAELLAKKHQPAVG, from the coding sequence ATGTTTGATTGCGTTGCACTCGTCGGTGCCACCGGTGCCGTCGGCCGAATCGTTTTGGATCAGCTCCACGCTCGCAAGTTCCCCATGCGGAAACTGCGTTTGCTTGCCTCGGCTCGCAGCGCCGGCACCGAAGTTCGTTATGGCGACGAAATGCTGACCGTCGAACTGCTGGAACCATCCGCTTTCGAAGGTGTCGATCTGGTCATCGCCAGCACTCCCGACGAAGTCTCCGCTGAGTTCACGCCTTGGGCGGTCAAAGCCGGCGCGATCGTGGTCGACGAGAGTGCTTATTGGCGGATGGACCCGACTGTTCCGTTGATCGTTCCCGAAGTGAATCCCGAAGCGGTTGATGGTCACCAAGGCGTCATCGCCAGCCCCAACTGCAGCACGACTCAAATGGTCGTTGCACTGGCCCCGCTGCACAAAGCCGTTGGCATTCGCCGCGTCATCGTCAGCACCTATCAAGCAACCAGCGGTGCTGGGTTGGCTGGCAACGTCGAACTGGAATCCAGCACACGTGCCAGCCTTGACGGGCAGGCTCATTCACCAGAAACATTCCAGCATCCGATCGGGTTCAACCTGATCCCGCAGATCGGTTCGGAAAAGCATCTCGGCTACACCAGCGAAGAGATGAAGATGGTGCACGAGACCCAAAAGATCCTCGGCGACGATTCCATCCAAGTCTGCCCAACTGCCGTTCGTGTGCCTGTTGCAATTGGACACAGCGAATCGATCTTGGTCGAAACCCGCGAACCGATCACTGCCGAAAAAGCTCGTGAGCTTTGGGAAGTAGCCGACGGTGTCACCGTGGTGGATGACTTGAATGCCAAGTCCTATCCCATGCCACGTGATTGCGACGGCAAGGACGATGTCTTCGTCGGCCGAATCCGCCAAGACATCAGTTCCGAAAACGGAATCGCGTTCTGGTGCGTCAGTGACAACCTTCGCAAAGGTGCCGCGACCAACGCGGTTCAAATCGCCGAACTGTTGGCCAAGAAACATCAGCCCGCCGTCGGATGA
- a CDS encoding histidine triad nucleotide-binding protein has protein sequence MSSIFSKIIAKEIPADIVYEDDLCLAFRDIAPKAPTHILVIPKREIVSLADLTDEDQAVMGRCVVVASKVAADEGLGDGFRLVVNTGSDGGQEVPHVHFHLLGGRKMTWPPG, from the coding sequence ATGTCATCCATCTTTTCGAAAATCATCGCCAAAGAGATCCCGGCGGACATCGTCTACGAAGACGACCTGTGCCTGGCATTTCGGGACATCGCCCCAAAAGCCCCCACGCACATCCTGGTCATTCCCAAACGCGAGATCGTGTCGCTGGCGGATTTGACAGACGAGGATCAAGCGGTCATGGGACGCTGCGTTGTCGTGGCATCTAAAGTCGCGGCGGACGAAGGACTGGGCGACGGCTTTCGCTTGGTTGTGAACACCGGATCCGACGGCGGACAAGAAGTCCCACACGTGCACTTTCACTTGCTCGGCGGCCGCAAAATGACCTGGCCACCAGGCTGA
- a CDS encoding S8 family peptidase: protein MPDLDHLFDQSGAVPQRHKPTDVGRDSEFDLPPRPDQAAHGSKLQLDIEAAKKLPETEISEPPPNGLTLTFESEDNFGLRLKSLDLRGSDIQLLSVAQVGAKQIANVFVPDGKLKEFEKRVTEYLQVDPNDPEKIKNKKLVESISGIRRAAARALFTDAPNRFPSDEARLVWWEVWLRTSAVFDEAKQDVDNFVDRAKQLGFSVRSELTFFPERAVFMVRCSVADWARSNVLLTQLAELRRGRTLATEMVTLPAVDQREWIDDLLSRLAVAPKSAPSVLLIDSGVNREHPLLVDSLAKTDWHAVYSAWSKADKDPQQHGTAMAGLAVFGCLSNVFERNDQVELRHRLESTRLYRPDKPHDRRNWGALTNVAVRRAALAAPNRQRVVCLALTADTDADLGAPSSWSGAIDARAAGVLASDRVLFVISAGNAATAKGGNLKKRGGIQEPAQAWNALTVGAMTEIGHPTTKHYRGWKSVGVPDGLSPWSRTALPWNWDGHPFKPDIVLEGGNGAVQKPGDEPDLIDDVALLSTMTHPSGRLLTTFGMTSAAAAEAARLAARTMARYPAYWPETIRGLMTHAARWTDQMKTESTVDGKLKKNRLLGCFGWGTPTEENLIASAENRATLVIEDSLRPYQKVKSDIEYNEVNFHRLPWPTSLLQSLGSQDVSVRITLSYFIEPSPGRLGWADRFRYPSHGLRFHLQHPDETDIGFKHRVTSATWPNPKKKPSVVSDSKRWTLGTKKRNRGCLIQDEWTGTGAELATCGQIAVFPVLGWWKTRKHLNRFDDNARYSLIVSLRTKPTLNGLQLYESCKTLLPIAIEN, encoded by the coding sequence ATGCCAGATTTAGACCACCTGTTTGATCAATCAGGTGCCGTGCCGCAGCGGCACAAACCAACCGATGTTGGCAGAGACTCAGAGTTTGACCTGCCGCCACGGCCCGATCAAGCAGCACATGGTTCCAAGCTTCAGTTAGATATTGAGGCTGCAAAAAAGCTGCCTGAAACTGAGATCAGCGAACCGCCGCCGAATGGCCTGACGTTAACGTTCGAGAGCGAAGACAATTTCGGATTGAGGCTAAAAAGCCTTGACCTTCGTGGCTCAGACATTCAGCTCCTCAGTGTTGCACAAGTTGGTGCGAAGCAAATCGCGAACGTTTTCGTTCCAGACGGGAAGCTGAAAGAGTTTGAAAAGCGGGTTACGGAATACCTTCAAGTCGACCCCAACGATCCGGAAAAGATCAAAAACAAAAAGCTGGTTGAGAGCATCTCAGGAATTCGGCGTGCGGCCGCAAGAGCGTTATTCACGGATGCTCCAAATCGTTTCCCGTCGGATGAAGCAAGACTGGTCTGGTGGGAAGTCTGGCTGCGAACTTCAGCTGTTTTCGATGAAGCAAAACAAGACGTTGATAATTTCGTCGATCGTGCAAAACAACTTGGATTCTCAGTTCGATCTGAATTGACGTTCTTCCCTGAGCGTGCCGTCTTTATGGTGCGTTGTTCTGTTGCTGACTGGGCTCGCTCGAATGTCCTCCTGACTCAGCTTGCTGAATTGCGTCGCGGCCGAACACTTGCGACTGAGATGGTGACTCTTCCTGCGGTTGATCAGCGTGAATGGATCGACGACTTGCTTTCCAGGCTCGCTGTCGCCCCAAAGTCCGCTCCTTCTGTCTTGCTAATCGACAGTGGTGTCAATCGCGAACACCCGCTCTTGGTTGATTCACTTGCTAAAACTGATTGGCACGCGGTGTACAGCGCATGGTCAAAGGCCGATAAAGATCCCCAGCAGCATGGTACAGCGATGGCCGGGTTGGCGGTCTTTGGCTGCCTTTCAAACGTCTTTGAAAGAAACGATCAAGTTGAGCTTCGCCACCGGTTGGAATCAACTCGACTTTACCGGCCAGATAAACCACACGATCGCAGGAACTGGGGTGCGCTTACAAACGTGGCTGTACGGCGGGCAGCTCTAGCTGCCCCGAACCGGCAGCGTGTCGTGTGCCTTGCTTTGACAGCGGACACCGACGCAGACCTTGGTGCACCGTCATCCTGGTCAGGAGCAATTGACGCCCGCGCAGCTGGGGTGCTGGCTTCTGATCGCGTTTTATTTGTCATCTCAGCTGGAAATGCTGCAACGGCCAAAGGCGGCAACTTGAAAAAGCGTGGCGGCATTCAAGAACCCGCGCAAGCGTGGAATGCTCTAACGGTTGGGGCGATGACAGAAATTGGCCATCCAACAACAAAGCACTACCGGGGTTGGAAATCAGTTGGCGTTCCCGATGGGTTGAGTCCTTGGAGTCGTACAGCACTCCCGTGGAATTGGGATGGGCACCCGTTCAAGCCAGATATCGTGCTTGAAGGCGGTAACGGGGCGGTACAGAAACCCGGTGACGAGCCCGACCTAATCGACGATGTTGCTCTGCTGTCAACGATGACGCATCCTAGCGGAAGGCTGTTGACTACATTCGGAATGACAAGTGCCGCTGCCGCAGAAGCTGCGAGACTGGCTGCTCGCACCATGGCACGCTATCCAGCATATTGGCCTGAAACGATAAGAGGGTTGATGACTCATGCTGCTCGATGGACCGATCAGATGAAAACTGAATCGACAGTCGACGGAAAACTGAAGAAAAACCGTTTGCTGGGTTGTTTTGGCTGGGGGACTCCCACTGAGGAAAATCTCATCGCAAGTGCAGAGAATCGTGCAACATTAGTCATAGAGGATTCACTTAGACCGTATCAAAAAGTCAAAAGCGACATTGAGTACAACGAGGTGAATTTTCATCGCTTACCCTGGCCGACCTCTTTGTTGCAAAGCCTTGGAAGCCAGGATGTCTCCGTTCGTATCACTCTCTCATACTTCATCGAGCCGAGTCCCGGAAGGCTTGGATGGGCGGATCGGTTTCGCTACCCATCACACGGACTTCGATTTCATCTTCAACATCCTGATGAGACTGACATTGGTTTTAAGCATCGCGTGACAAGTGCCACTTGGCCGAACCCAAAAAAGAAGCCTTCGGTTGTCTCTGATTCAAAACGATGGACGCTCGGAACAAAGAAACGCAATCGTGGATGCCTGATCCAGGATGAGTGGACGGGAACCGGTGCAGAGCTTGCCACCTGCGGACAAATCGCGGTGTTTCCGGTACTTGGGTGGTGGAAAACTCGCAAACATCTAAATCGTTTCGATGATAATGCGAGGTACAGCCTCATTGTTTCGCTTCGGACCAAGCCCACCCTGAACGGCCTCCAACTCTATGAATCGTGTAAAACGCTTCTTCCGATTGCAATCGAGAATTGA
- the radC gene encoding RadC family protein — protein MSDARRRRLQALLYPLAYHDRFLQSQLPDLVEEPQAAFVTRTINAVVRAGVLERFHSDDELHYTWTSRDPIDLIDRWIQDQIHGDQVKERPEEERPRERLLRDGAASLSNADLLAILIRVGVVGESATTGGTKLANHFDEVLDAIREQSVSELRHITKAVTKASYCQIMAGIELGRRATEAARERPVPIVKITSTTEATEYCAQKFAYLAGDAVQEEFHIVTLDTKHKPIRTHRITVGTLDSSLVHPREVFRPAIRDAAAAVLLVHNHPSGDPTPSREDHAVTERLTEAGKLIGITVLDHIVVAKQRCLSLREC, from the coding sequence ATGAGCGATGCCCGACGTCGACGTTTGCAAGCGTTGTTGTATCCGTTGGCCTATCACGATCGATTCTTGCAAAGCCAATTGCCGGATTTGGTCGAGGAACCTCAAGCGGCCTTTGTCACGCGAACCATCAATGCTGTGGTTCGAGCCGGTGTGCTGGAACGCTTTCATTCTGACGACGAACTTCATTACACATGGACATCTCGTGATCCGATCGATTTGATCGACCGCTGGATCCAAGATCAAATTCATGGCGATCAAGTCAAAGAGCGTCCGGAAGAAGAACGACCTCGAGAACGTTTGCTTCGAGACGGTGCGGCGTCACTGTCCAACGCAGACCTGTTGGCGATCCTGATACGCGTCGGTGTGGTCGGTGAATCAGCCACGACGGGAGGCACGAAGCTGGCCAACCATTTTGACGAGGTACTGGATGCGATTCGCGAACAGAGCGTTTCGGAGTTGCGACACATCACCAAAGCGGTGACGAAAGCCAGCTACTGCCAGATCATGGCGGGCATTGAACTGGGTCGCCGCGCAACCGAAGCGGCTCGCGAACGCCCGGTGCCGATCGTCAAAATCACAAGCACCACGGAAGCGACCGAGTACTGCGCGCAGAAGTTCGCTTACCTGGCTGGTGATGCGGTGCAGGAAGAGTTCCATATCGTGACGCTCGACACCAAGCACAAACCGATTCGCACGCATCGCATCACGGTTGGAACGCTGGACAGTTCGCTGGTGCATCCTCGCGAAGTGTTTCGGCCGGCGATCCGGGACGCGGCCGCAGCGGTGTTGTTGGTGCACAACCATCCGTCCGGTGATCCCACACCAAGCCGCGAAGATCATGCGGTGACGGAGCGTCTGACCGAGGCCGGCAAGCTGATCGGCATCACCGTGTTGGATCACATCGTGGTGGCAAAACAACGGTGCTTGAGTTTGAGAGAATGCTGA
- a CDS encoding helix-turn-helix domain-containing protein, which translates to MRYAFRLAELLGHTPDRRKRPGTIKAIVEHTGLDRHQVASLLKNEAKYIPLDALSRLCDYLIDQGHATADQLPGALFAVNAENFWEQLARRSDIEIVVGVRQGEGNNSPENAMVVASDSVLVGELLNGISTLGGVAKHIGEGPESNATTSVPMPDRIQQSLVWSPGQVSLEDARARATEVFEGFTEAQGDRGMVCIGSVKSNPAVELLFSDAFGCTPFVTEDDVDDVSARSCPFFLRYRDSDPKPGAASAGMRLSKNMDAPEPGFYYEKDDGTWEYAGGQGKDTALVFYLFHEALGRLDMVLSGFSGRATRLLAKTLAIRGEEFWPPVYHEAGVQVGAFLVQYDDAESKPSRDDLLYNTGGAAKIMPLSREAIARRMARR; encoded by the coding sequence ATGAGATACGCTTTTCGGCTCGCAGAACTGCTTGGGCACACCCCTGATCGGCGCAAACGCCCCGGTACGATCAAAGCGATCGTCGAACACACCGGATTGGATCGACACCAGGTTGCTTCGCTACTCAAGAACGAAGCCAAGTACATCCCGTTGGATGCCCTGTCGCGTTTGTGCGATTACCTGATCGATCAAGGTCACGCGACTGCGGATCAACTGCCCGGTGCCTTGTTCGCTGTTAACGCAGAAAACTTTTGGGAGCAGTTGGCTCGCCGCAGTGACATCGAAATCGTCGTCGGTGTACGTCAAGGCGAAGGCAACAACTCACCTGAGAACGCGATGGTCGTGGCCAGCGACTCGGTGTTGGTTGGCGAATTGCTCAATGGCATCTCGACGCTGGGTGGTGTGGCCAAACACATCGGCGAAGGCCCCGAGTCAAACGCAACGACATCGGTGCCGATGCCCGATCGCATTCAACAATCGTTGGTGTGGAGCCCCGGTCAGGTTTCTTTGGAAGACGCTCGCGCTCGTGCGACCGAAGTCTTCGAAGGATTCACCGAAGCACAAGGCGACCGCGGAATGGTTTGCATCGGCAGCGTGAAGAGCAACCCAGCCGTCGAGCTGTTGTTCTCCGATGCCTTTGGTTGCACACCGTTCGTGACCGAAGACGACGTTGATGACGTATCGGCCCGCAGTTGCCCGTTCTTCCTTCGCTATCGTGACAGCGACCCAAAACCGGGTGCCGCTTCGGCTGGGATGCGTTTGAGCAAAAACATGGACGCTCCTGAGCCGGGCTTCTACTACGAAAAAGACGACGGCACGTGGGAGTACGCGGGCGGACAAGGCAAAGACACCGCGTTGGTGTTCTACCTGTTCCATGAAGCCCTCGGTCGCTTGGACATGGTGCTCAGCGGTTTCTCCGGTCGAGCCACTCGCTTGTTGGCCAAAACATTGGCAATTCGCGGCGAAGAGTTTTGGCCACCCGTCTATCACGAAGCAGGCGTCCAAGTCGGTGCGTTCCTGGTTCAGTACGACGATGCGGAATCCAAACCCAGCCGCGACGATTTGCTCTACAACACCGGCGGAGCTGCCAAGATCATGCCTCTGTCACGAGAAGCGATCGCACGCCGAATGGCTCGCCGCTAA
- a CDS encoding P-II family nitrogen regulator — protein sequence MPDAIMKQVVTVVSPHLAENVLAALRRAPLEGLSVMEVKGYGRQKSYLDQYQDTEYSEAFVPKVEITLWVDDLRLEEVLDKIVAVTRTGRIGDGKILVMPVASFI from the coding sequence ATGCCGGATGCGATCATGAAACAAGTCGTCACCGTCGTTTCACCGCATCTGGCCGAGAACGTTCTCGCCGCCTTGCGTCGAGCTCCGCTGGAAGGGTTGAGTGTCATGGAGGTCAAAGGTTATGGCCGCCAAAAAAGCTACCTCGATCAGTACCAAGACACCGAGTACTCAGAAGCCTTTGTGCCGAAGGTCGAGATCACGCTCTGGGTCGATGACCTGCGTCTTGAAGAGGTCCTCGACAAGATCGTCGCGGTCACTCGCACCGGCCGCATCGGCGACGGCAAGATCCTGGTCATGCCGGTCGCGTCGTTCATCTGA
- a CDS encoding 3'-5' exonuclease: protein MARKLDQILVVDVESTCWDGEPPEGEESEIIEIGLCLVDVASQKRIGKHSILVKPERSTISEFCTELTTLTPEMFTDAGTLADAVKRLKKEFASKDRLWASWGDYDRRQFERVCQSAGVGYPFGLTHLNVKTLFAVSLGLNHEVGLDGAYNKLGMTMEGTHHRGDDDAWNIADVLCRLLSKSRKIAL, encoded by the coding sequence ATGGCACGCAAATTGGATCAGATTCTCGTTGTTGATGTCGAGTCGACGTGTTGGGACGGTGAACCGCCCGAGGGCGAGGAGAGCGAGATCATCGAGATTGGTTTGTGCCTGGTCGATGTTGCCTCTCAGAAGCGAATCGGCAAGCACAGCATTTTGGTGAAGCCAGAGCGGTCGACGATCAGCGAGTTCTGCACTGAACTGACAACGCTGACGCCGGAGATGTTCACGGACGCTGGTACTCTGGCTGACGCGGTCAAGCGACTCAAGAAAGAGTTCGCGTCAAAGGATCGGCTGTGGGCGAGTTGGGGCGACTACGACCGGCGACAATTTGAACGGGTGTGCCAGTCGGCCGGCGTTGGGTATCCGTTTGGGCTGACGCATCTGAACGTGAAGACCCTGTTCGCGGTTTCGCTTGGGTTGAATCACGAGGTCGGCTTGGACGGTGCCTACAACAAACTGGGGATGACGATGGAGGGGACGCATCACCGAGGTGATGACGATGCATGGAACATCGCGGATGTCTTGTGCCGGCTTCTTTCCAAATCGAGAAAAATCGCGTTGTGA
- a CDS encoding low molecular weight protein tyrosine phosphatase family protein, whose translation MKTIDVLFVCSKNQWRSPTAEAIYRRDDRVSVRSRGTAKTAVQTIRASDIAWANVILVMEDKHRQRILADFPGEAKFKPMHVLDIPDDYRFMDDELVELIRSAAEPIMAILLDESKRFPPR comes from the coding sequence GTGAAGACGATCGACGTTCTTTTCGTGTGCAGCAAGAACCAATGGCGGAGTCCGACGGCCGAGGCGATCTATCGACGCGACGATCGGGTGTCCGTTCGATCGCGTGGCACGGCGAAGACGGCGGTGCAGACGATTCGGGCGAGCGATATCGCTTGGGCAAACGTGATTCTGGTGATGGAAGATAAACATCGACAACGGATCTTGGCCGACTTTCCTGGGGAAGCCAAGTTCAAGCCGATGCATGTGCTGGACATCCCGGACGACTACCGGTTCATGGACGACGAGTTGGTGGAGTTGATCCGGTCGGCGGCGGAGCCGATCATGGCCATCTTACTTGATGAATCAAAGCGTTTCCCGCCGAGGTAG
- a CDS encoding AAA family ATPase: protein MATAAQLRSLIESFAESDEDRFYAVAMQIIAKAEKAGNHKVATDLRTLLADAKASREFERPNRRPVPIAAPTGELAGLIAASFPAVRLSDMVLSPTITASLERLIEEQRQSERLQASGLQPRRKLLLVGPPGCGKTMTASAIAGELHLPLMTVQLHSIITKYLGDTALKLYSVFESAVDRPGVYFFDEFDAIGAGRSDSGDVGEMRRVLNAFLTFLEQDQSDSLFVAATNLVSILDPALFRRFDDVITYDVPDDKLREQLIRNRLSTFCSSKTLELSEAVSASDGLSHADVTRACEEAAKQMLLNNLEQRELPSVLTREIINWRDSHARKLAGS, encoded by the coding sequence TTGGCTACGGCAGCTCAACTACGATCACTAATTGAAAGCTTTGCTGAGAGCGATGAAGATCGCTTTTACGCGGTGGCTATGCAGATAATCGCGAAAGCTGAGAAGGCAGGAAACCACAAAGTTGCAACGGATCTTAGGACCCTTCTGGCCGATGCGAAAGCGTCTCGAGAGTTTGAACGGCCCAACCGCCGTCCAGTTCCCATTGCAGCTCCAACGGGAGAACTGGCCGGACTGATCGCAGCATCGTTTCCAGCCGTTCGACTTTCCGACATGGTCTTGAGTCCAACCATCACCGCCAGCCTTGAACGACTTATTGAAGAGCAGCGTCAATCAGAACGCTTGCAGGCAAGCGGATTACAGCCAAGACGGAAGTTGCTGCTAGTTGGACCGCCAGGATGCGGCAAAACAATGACAGCGTCAGCAATCGCAGGTGAACTGCACCTCCCGCTGATGACAGTTCAGCTGCATAGCATCATCACGAAGTATCTCGGTGACACAGCGCTCAAGTTGTATTCTGTTTTTGAATCCGCGGTAGATCGGCCGGGAGTCTACTTCTTCGATGAATTTGATGCGATTGGTGCTGGTCGATCGGACAGTGGTGACGTTGGGGAAATGCGTCGAGTTCTAAATGCATTCCTAACATTTTTGGAGCAAGATCAGTCTGATAGCCTTTTTGTCGCGGCGACTAACCTTGTCTCTATTCTAGATCCGGCCCTTTTTCGGCGATTCGATGACGTCATTACATATGATGTTCCGGACGACAAATTGCGTGAACAACTGATACGAAACCGCCTTTCAACGTTTTGTTCGAGCAAAACGTTGGAGCTTTCTGAGGCGGTCAGCGCCTCGGATGGGCTAAGTCATGCAGATGTCACTCGCGCGTGCGAGGAAGCTGCCAAGCAAATGCTGTTGAACAATCTTGAGCAACGCGAATTGCCTTCAGTGCTAACGCGAGAAATTATCAACTGGCGTGACAGTCACGCACGGAAGCTAGCGGGTAGCTAG